From Haloarcula sp. CBA1127, a single genomic window includes:
- a CDS encoding ZIP family metal transporter → MSINSNSIFNNAGRISTAGIASVVGLVILSGVAVTGGASKVLVISWVAFVAMALGAWLGARADETNPYRLVWGYGLASGAMVTSAAMFLVPQAMGLGGQAGAARIGGVGIAAGLVTGYGTHTIGHRLTHVETSFDMTTLAIAAHALSAGLVIGLVYASMPELGILLGLAIVSHKGPAGYAAARRLGRSDKSTTALLLPAAGVGLTAIPSALFPIPESALLNAVVFGFAAGIFLHVAMDFLPNCEAGSEIDEVCELHDHSHDLLDELRTHAVGSTVVGAAVIVLAWVAI, encoded by the coding sequence ATGTCTATTAACTCAAACTCGATTTTTAATAATGCTGGCCGGATATCCACCGCCGGCATCGCGAGTGTCGTCGGTCTGGTGATCCTGTCCGGCGTCGCAGTCACCGGCGGGGCGAGTAAGGTTCTGGTCATCTCCTGGGTCGCGTTTGTGGCGATGGCACTGGGCGCGTGGCTCGGAGCACGGGCCGACGAAACGAATCCCTACCGACTGGTCTGGGGCTACGGCCTCGCGAGCGGAGCGATGGTCACGTCGGCGGCCATGTTCCTCGTCCCGCAGGCGATGGGACTGGGCGGCCAGGCCGGCGCAGCGCGAATCGGCGGCGTCGGCATCGCCGCTGGACTGGTCACCGGCTACGGCACCCACACTATCGGCCACCGACTGACCCACGTCGAGACCTCGTTCGACATGACGACGCTCGCCATCGCCGCCCACGCCCTCTCGGCCGGGCTGGTCATCGGGCTGGTCTACGCCTCGATGCCCGAACTGGGTATCCTGCTCGGCCTCGCCATCGTCTCGCACAAAGGGCCGGCCGGCTACGCCGCCGCCCGGCGGCTCGGACGTAGCGACAAGTCCACGACTGCCCTGTTGCTCCCCGCGGCCGGCGTCGGCCTGACGGCGATCCCGTCCGCGCTCTTCCCAATCCCGGAGTCAGCGCTTCTCAACGCGGTCGTCTTCGGGTTCGCCGCTGGCATCTTCCTCCACGTCGCAATGGATTTCCTGCCGAACTGCGAAGCCGGCAGCGAGATCGATGAGGTCTGTGAACTCCACGACCACTCGCACGACCTGCTCGACGAACTCCGGACACACGCCGTCGGGTCAACAGTGGTCGGCGCGGCCGTCATTGTGCTGGCGTGGGTCGCCATCTGA
- the aroA gene encoding 3-phosphoshikimate 1-carboxyvinyltransferase, which produces MDITIAESTVAGTAQAPPSKSYTHRAVLAAGYADGAVVHDPLVSADTKATMRAVEAYGGSVSLAADESTVEVTGFDGRPSTPDDVIDCANSGTTMRLVTATAALQDDLGVLTGDESLRSRPQGPLLDAVEQLDGDAESTRRNGQAPLVVGGGIDGGAVEIPGDVSSQYITALLMAGAVSPDGIDIDLTTELKSSPYVDITLEVLEAFGVDAEKTDAGFTVDGGQSYTPAGGDYNVPGDFSSMSYLLAAGALAAEDGLRVTSAFPSAQGDAAIVDILDRMGADLDWDRENGEITVSQSDLTGIEVGVEDTPDLLPTIATLGAAADGVTRITDAEHVRYKETDRVSAMAEELTKMGAEVEEHQDELFVYGADSDLVGTTVEGCADHRIIMSLAVAGLVADGETTVTGAEHVDVSFPDFFDVLESLGAAVER; this is translated from the coding sequence ATGGACATCACGATTGCCGAATCGACGGTCGCGGGGACGGCGCAAGCGCCGCCATCGAAGAGCTACACGCACCGGGCGGTGCTGGCCGCGGGCTACGCGGACGGCGCAGTGGTCCACGACCCGCTCGTGAGTGCGGACACGAAGGCCACGATGCGAGCGGTCGAGGCTTACGGCGGCAGCGTCTCGCTGGCAGCGGACGAATCGACGGTCGAGGTCACGGGCTTCGACGGCCGGCCGAGCACGCCGGACGACGTCATCGACTGTGCCAACAGCGGGACGACGATGCGACTGGTCACCGCGACGGCCGCACTGCAAGACGACCTCGGGGTACTGACTGGTGACGAGTCCCTCCGGTCGCGCCCGCAGGGGCCACTGCTCGACGCCGTCGAACAACTGGACGGCGACGCCGAGTCGACGCGCCGGAACGGGCAGGCCCCGCTCGTGGTTGGCGGCGGCATCGACGGCGGCGCAGTGGAGATCCCCGGCGACGTATCCTCGCAGTACATCACTGCGCTGTTGATGGCCGGTGCTGTCTCGCCGGACGGCATCGACATCGACCTGACGACCGAGCTGAAGTCGTCGCCGTACGTCGACATCACGCTGGAGGTGCTGGAAGCCTTCGGCGTCGACGCCGAGAAGACCGACGCCGGGTTCACCGTCGACGGTGGCCAGTCTTACACGCCAGCGGGCGGCGACTACAACGTCCCCGGGGACTTCTCGTCGATGAGCTATCTGCTCGCGGCCGGCGCACTCGCCGCCGAGGACGGCCTGCGCGTCACCTCGGCGTTCCCCAGCGCGCAGGGCGACGCCGCCATCGTCGACATCCTCGACCGGATGGGGGCCGACCTCGACTGGGACAGGGAAAACGGCGAAATCACCGTCTCACAGTCAGACCTGACCGGCATCGAGGTTGGCGTCGAGGACACGCCGGACCTCTTGCCGACCATCGCGACGCTTGGGGCCGCTGCCGACGGCGTCACCCGGATTACCGACGCCGAGCACGTCCGGTACAAGGAGACTGACCGCGTGAGTGCGATGGCCGAGGAACTCACGAAGATGGGCGCAGAGGTGGAGGAACACCAGGACGAACTGTTCGTTTACGGTGCGGACAGCGACCTCGTCGGCACGACCGTCGAGGGCTGCGCGGATCACCGCATTATCATGTCACTGGCCGTGGCGGGTCTCGTCGCCGACGGCGAGACGACGGTGACCGGCGCGGAGCACGTCGACGTGTCCTTCCCGGACTTCTTCGACGTGCTCGAATCGCTCGGCGCTGCTGTCGAGCGGTAA
- a CDS encoding PAS domain S-box protein, whose protein sequence is MADIQLLLAGDGNRNALASVIAEHHTPITDDEFREADLHIVDESSFPKYRAAIEQYKSRADPVFCPVILVRREETPVRIDLPDIDAAEQPLVVNDIVTAPVDTQALFRTIANLLARRSHTEDLAENLREQNNELRRFRNAVEHAGHAILITNTNGIIEYVNPAFEELTGFSAEEAIGRTPRILKSGEQGEQFYERLWDTICRGEVWTSEIVNERKSGERFIINQTIAPIQDADGTIQGFVGMQDEITGRRLREQQLTVFHRILRHNLRNNGTTISGRADILSELVDDDDALAHLETIKGNVQSLLDISEKAHHVQELLADSVTDDVERELEAVLSDITDGLAAAYPNAEFVVENDSLPSSTIDAKVVPALQELIENGIKHSDASAPRVTIRAERHDTTATVTVSDNGPGVPDQERRVIEAAEEKPLEHGSGLGLWFAYWLVSYVGGDIDIRADTDGTSVAVTMPVR, encoded by the coding sequence ATGGCTGACATCCAGTTACTGCTGGCCGGCGATGGTAACCGGAACGCACTCGCCTCCGTCATCGCCGAACACCACACGCCGATCACAGACGACGAGTTCCGGGAGGCCGATCTCCACATCGTCGATGAGTCGTCGTTTCCGAAATACAGAGCAGCGATAGAACAGTACAAAAGCCGGGCAGATCCGGTGTTTTGCCCCGTGATTCTGGTCCGTCGCGAGGAGACCCCGGTCAGGATTGACCTCCCCGATATCGACGCTGCGGAACAGCCACTCGTGGTAAACGATATCGTGACAGCGCCGGTGGATACGCAGGCGCTCTTTCGAACTATCGCGAACCTCCTCGCGCGGCGCAGCCATACCGAGGACCTCGCCGAAAACCTCAGGGAGCAAAACAACGAACTCCGGCGGTTCAGAAACGCTGTCGAGCACGCGGGGCATGCGATCCTGATAACGAACACGAACGGCATTATCGAGTACGTTAACCCGGCGTTCGAGGAACTCACCGGATTCAGCGCTGAGGAAGCGATCGGTCGGACGCCACGGATACTCAAATCCGGTGAGCAGGGCGAACAGTTCTACGAGCGGCTCTGGGACACGATCTGTCGCGGCGAGGTCTGGACGAGCGAGATCGTAAACGAGCGAAAGTCCGGCGAGCGGTTCATCATCAACCAGACCATCGCTCCGATCCAAGACGCGGACGGGACGATACAGGGGTTCGTCGGGATGCAGGACGAGATCACCGGCCGTCGACTGCGCGAGCAACAACTCACCGTCTTTCATCGGATTCTTCGGCACAATCTCCGGAACAACGGAACGACGATCAGCGGACGTGCAGATATTCTTTCAGAGTTAGTCGACGACGACGACGCGCTTGCCCACCTTGAGACGATCAAAGGGAACGTTCAGTCCCTGCTCGATATCAGCGAGAAAGCCCACCACGTGCAGGAACTGCTCGCGGACTCGGTTACCGACGATGTCGAGCGCGAACTCGAAGCCGTTCTCAGCGATATCACAGACGGGCTGGCCGCAGCATACCCCAACGCCGAGTTCGTCGTCGAAAACGACTCGCTCCCGTCATCGACGATAGATGCAAAGGTTGTCCCGGCGTTACAGGAACTCATCGAGAACGGTATCAAGCACTCCGATGCATCGGCACCGCGAGTGACAATCCGGGCGGAGCGCCACGACACGACAGCGACAGTGACGGTATCGGACAACGGGCCGGGCGTCCCGGACCAGGAGCGCCGGGTCATCGAAGCGGCGGAAGAAAAGCCACTCGAACACGGGTCCGGGCTAGGGCTGTGGTTCGCGTACTGGCTCGTCAGCTACGTCGGTGGCGATATCGATATCCGGGCTGATACCGACGGGACAAGTGTCGCCGTGACGATGCCCGTGCGGTGA
- the aroC gene encoding chorismate synthase produces MNGNEFGRLFRMTTYGESHGEAMGCTVSGVPAGVELSEEEIQKDLDRRKPGQSMITTSRGEPDKVTINSGIQDGYTTGTPIGMVIQNKDARSGKYEPFITAPRPSHGDYTYSAKFGTRNWGGGGRSSARETVNWVAAGGVAKQVLEQSDYDVQIKAHVCQIGDVEAGPVTFEDMLEHSEENEVRCADPEAAEEMRDVADQHQKEGDSIGGAIYFECRGVPSGLGAPRFDSFPSRLGQAMYSIPAVNDFEYGIGREARTTKGSEYTENWEFDDSEATASESASGDEPRVKGHPTPVGNDHGGIQGGITTGQPIYGEVSWHAPVSIPKTQKTVDWETGEGKEITVTGRHDPVLPPRAVPVVEAMLACTVLDFMLLGGRINPDRLDDRPGEYDTDYHPSSPQNDPEDADTHAKTIDDE; encoded by the coding sequence ATGAACGGTAACGAGTTCGGTCGTCTGTTCCGCATGACGACCTATGGAGAATCTCACGGGGAGGCGATGGGCTGTACCGTCTCCGGCGTTCCGGCGGGTGTCGAACTCTCGGAGGAGGAGATACAGAAAGACCTCGACCGGCGCAAGCCCGGCCAGTCGATGATCACCACCTCCCGGGGCGAACCCGATAAGGTGACGATCAACTCCGGGATTCAGGACGGCTACACAACAGGGACGCCTATCGGGATGGTCATCCAGAACAAGGACGCCCGCTCGGGGAAGTACGAACCTTTCATCACAGCTCCGCGGCCGTCACACGGCGACTACACCTACTCCGCGAAGTTCGGGACCCGGAACTGGGGCGGCGGCGGCCGCTCGTCGGCCCGCGAGACGGTCAATTGGGTCGCCGCCGGCGGCGTCGCCAAGCAGGTGCTCGAACAGTCCGACTACGATGTCCAGATCAAGGCCCACGTCTGCCAGATCGGTGACGTGGAGGCTGGTCCGGTGACCTTCGAGGATATGCTCGAACACAGCGAGGAGAACGAGGTCCGCTGTGCCGACCCCGAGGCCGCCGAGGAGATGCGCGACGTGGCCGACCAGCACCAGAAGGAGGGCGACTCCATCGGCGGCGCGATTTACTTCGAGTGTCGCGGCGTCCCGTCCGGCCTCGGCGCACCCCGGTTCGATAGCTTCCCGTCACGGCTCGGCCAGGCCATGTACTCCATCCCGGCGGTCAACGACTTCGAGTACGGCATCGGCCGCGAGGCTCGGACGACCAAGGGCAGTGAGTACACTGAAAACTGGGAGTTCGACGACAGCGAGGCAACAGCCTCGGAGAGCGCGAGCGGCGACGAGCCGCGAGTGAAGGGCCACCCCACGCCCGTCGGCAACGACCACGGCGGCATCCAGGGCGGCATCACGACCGGCCAGCCCATCTACGGCGAAGTGTCGTGGCACGCGCCGGTGTCGATTCCCAAGACCCAGAAGACTGTCGACTGGGAGACCGGCGAAGGCAAAGAAATTACCGTTACCGGCCGCCACGACCCGGTCCTGCCGCCGCGGGCGGTCCCGGTCGTCGAGGCCATGCTCGCCTGTACAGTCCTTGACTTCATGCTGCTCGGCGGCCGCATCAATCCCGACCGACTCGACGACCGGCCAGGCGAATACGACACCGACTACCACCCGTCCAGCCCACAGAACGACCCAGAGGACGCGGACACCCACGCAAAAACCATCGACGACGAGTAA
- a CDS encoding ATPase domain-containing protein gives MSSSERQFTQLSSGISGLDSLLRGGLVEGRLYLVIGPPGTGKTLLGTQFLEAGLEAGDDVLFIHAEESAADLLANTAELGIDIGDATFLDVGPDSEFFEEAESYDVVKPQDIEDGHLISDIREAIERVDPDRVLIDPITHFQYLEPTEYQFRKRVIAFARFLQDRETTVLATKTPSNQMDTQLRSLSDGIISLSYGDEKAGRRIRLRKHRGIGQQDGSHGLEIRDSGVEVYPALEPEQRTRSFDPTQFSAGVPELDSLLDGGLERGTVTILSGPSGVGKSTTATEFLASAAADGSPALAYLFDESIDTFSHRCETFGIPLSELRDEGTLLVEEVESLALSPEEFANRVKAQAEERGAELVVIDGIAGYKNAIKRGQDDVELRRRLHALTQQLTRGNTAVILIDQRRDVTGLHEPTSENVSYLADNIVFQNYIEVAGELQRVVGALKKRVGGFETVPRRFEITADGLQVGNPVSGIHGVFEGVPEQHGDGNNQSSTR, from the coding sequence ATGTCCTCTTCCGAGCGGCAGTTCACGCAGCTTTCTAGCGGTATCTCCGGCCTTGATTCGCTTCTCAGAGGCGGGCTGGTGGAAGGGCGGCTCTATCTCGTTATCGGGCCGCCCGGAACCGGCAAAACACTACTTGGCACGCAGTTTCTCGAAGCAGGGCTCGAAGCCGGCGACGACGTGCTGTTCATTCACGCTGAAGAGTCTGCCGCCGATCTGCTGGCGAATACTGCCGAACTCGGCATCGATATCGGCGACGCGACGTTTCTCGATGTCGGCCCCGACTCGGAGTTCTTCGAGGAGGCCGAGTCGTACGACGTGGTCAAGCCGCAAGACATCGAGGACGGGCACCTGATTTCGGATATCCGCGAGGCTATCGAGCGGGTTGACCCGGACCGTGTTCTCATCGACCCCATCACGCATTTCCAGTATCTCGAACCGACCGAGTACCAGTTTCGCAAGCGCGTCATCGCCTTCGCGCGCTTCCTGCAGGACAGGGAGACGACCGTGCTGGCGACCAAGACGCCGAGCAATCAGATGGACACGCAACTCAGGTCGCTCAGCGACGGCATTATCTCACTCAGCTACGGCGACGAGAAGGCAGGTCGGCGGATTCGACTGCGCAAGCACCGCGGCATCGGCCAGCAGGACGGCTCACACGGACTGGAGATACGCGACTCCGGCGTCGAAGTGTATCCGGCGCTCGAACCGGAACAGCGGACGCGGTCGTTCGACCCCACGCAGTTTTCCGCCGGGGTTCCGGAACTGGATTCGCTCCTCGATGGCGGACTCGAACGCGGGACAGTGACGATTCTTAGCGGCCCCTCTGGTGTCGGCAAGTCGACGACAGCGACGGAGTTCCTGGCCTCCGCAGCGGCAGACGGGTCCCCAGCGCTCGCGTACCTGTTCGACGAGTCAATCGATACGTTCAGCCACCGCTGTGAGACGTTCGGGATACCGCTCTCGGAGTTACGTGACGAGGGGACACTTCTCGTCGAGGAGGTCGAATCGCTGGCGCTGTCGCCCGAGGAGTTCGCAAACCGCGTCAAGGCCCAAGCCGAGGAGCGTGGGGCCGAACTCGTAGTTATCGACGGCATCGCGGGCTACAAGAACGCGATCAAGCGCGGCCAAGACGACGTGGAACTGCGTCGGCGGCTCCACGCCCTGACACAGCAGCTCACGCGCGGGAACACGGCTGTAATCCTGATCGACCAGCGCAGAGACGTGACCGGGCTGCACGAGCCGACGAGCGAGAACGTCAGCTACCTCGCTGACAACATCGTCTTCCAGAACTACATCGAGGTCGCAGGCGAACTCCAGCGCGTCGTCGGCGCACTGAAAAAGCGCGTCGGTGGGTTCGAAACCGTGCCTCGCCGGTTCGAGATAACCGCCGACGGCCTACAGGTCGGCAACCCCGTCTCAGGAATACACGGCGTGTTTGAGGGCGTCCCTGAACAGCATGGCGACGGCAACAATCAGTCGTCCACTCGCTAA
- a CDS encoding uracil-DNA glycosylase family protein → MDAQQESKSNPFGMDEECQNCPALCETRENVVHGYGDVGAEFIVLGDSPAVGADESGLPFTGESERELLDILAAVDMCTDPDADRPQLQNTFLTYVTRCRHPDREATDEEVVNCEPYLNSEIRMINPEILLPVGQRPLEELAFEYTTMSEDELDIEDRHATTIRGRGFEILPMIPPSEQTDEQRTAFLEHFSETLGQDYRQTKGRRGR, encoded by the coding sequence ATGGACGCACAACAGGAGTCCAAATCGAACCCGTTCGGGATGGACGAGGAGTGCCAGAACTGCCCCGCGCTGTGTGAGACGCGCGAGAACGTCGTCCACGGCTACGGCGACGTGGGTGCCGAGTTCATCGTCCTCGGCGACTCACCCGCAGTCGGCGCCGATGAGTCCGGTCTCCCCTTCACCGGGGAGAGCGAGCGCGAACTGCTCGACATCCTCGCCGCGGTCGATATGTGCACGGACCCGGACGCCGACAGACCGCAGTTACAGAACACCTTCCTGACCTACGTCACCCGCTGTCGCCATCCCGACAGGGAGGCGACTGACGAGGAGGTCGTCAACTGTGAGCCGTATCTCAACAGCGAGATACGGATGATCAACCCCGAGATATTGCTGCCGGTCGGTCAACGGCCGCTCGAAGAGCTAGCCTTCGAGTACACGACGATGAGCGAGGACGAACTCGACATCGAGGACCGTCACGCGACGACGATCCGCGGCCGCGGGTTCGAGATTCTTCCGATGATTCCGCCGAGCGAACAGACCGACGAACAGCGGACGGCCTTTCTGGAACACTTCAGCGAGACGCTCGGACAGGACTACCGGCAAACGAAGGGCCGACGCGGGCGGTAG
- a CDS encoding SDR family NAD(P)-dependent oxidoreductase, which translates to MAPAMDSATAVVTGASRGIGEQIAHAVASAGAHTVICARDAEALERVEADIRDAGGSVTAIRTDVRDEYDVERLVETAMREGGAIQYVVANAGVYHGTAGETPLTEESYTAFDDHIRTNARGVFSTIREAVPHLGPDARIVVPTGVVAREGMPGYGSYAVSKAAAEAIARGFAADLDTPVGAVDPGQVATDLSGGGGRDPESVAEMVLWALRDADPSALDGDVLDWGDYRSATR; encoded by the coding sequence ATGGCCCCAGCGATGGACAGCGCGACCGCTGTCGTCACAGGTGCGAGTAGAGGTATCGGCGAGCAGATAGCCCACGCGGTAGCGAGTGCAGGCGCACATACGGTCATCTGTGCTCGCGATGCCGAGGCTCTTGAGCGGGTCGAAGCTGATATCCGGGACGCTGGTGGCTCCGTGACCGCGATTCGCACGGACGTACGTGATGAGTACGACGTTGAACGGCTGGTCGAAACTGCCATGCGGGAGGGAGGCGCAATACAGTACGTTGTCGCCAACGCCGGCGTCTACCACGGAACCGCCGGCGAGACGCCGCTCACCGAGGAATCCTACACTGCCTTCGACGACCATATCCGGACGAACGCCCGCGGTGTGTTCTCAACGATTCGGGAGGCCGTTCCGCACCTCGGCCCGGACGCCCGCATCGTCGTCCCGACGGGCGTCGTCGCCCGCGAGGGGATGCCCGGCTACGGTTCCTACGCGGTTTCGAAAGCTGCCGCAGAGGCTATTGCTCGCGGATTCGCGGCCGACCTCGATACGCCAGTCGGCGCAGTCGACCCCGGACAGGTCGCCACGGACCTCTCCGGTGGCGGCGGGCGTGACCCAGAATCAGTCGCCGAAATGGTTCTCTGGGCGCTCCGCGATGCGGACCCGTCAGCGCTGGACGGCGATGTCCTCGACTGGGGCGACTATCGGTCAGCGACGCGGTAG